The segment GTCACCGCACAGCAGCTGCACCTCTCACCTCCGCTCATGGTGGCTGCGAACAGCTCCGGCGGTGTGATGGGGAAAATGATCGACGCGCAGAGCATCGTGGTGGCCAGCGTGGCCACGGGAGGTCATCCGGGCAGCCCCGATGCAGGCACCGTGCTGCGTGCGGTCTTCTGGCACAGCATCGCTCTGGCGGTGCTGATGGGCCTGCTGGTCATGGTGCAGTCCTACTGGATGCCATGGACCATCGCAGGGCCCAGATGATTTGCGCGTCAGTTGATCGTCAGCGCACCTGTCATCGTGTAGGTCGGATTGGGATTGAATGTGACCACGATGTTCTGCGCTCCAGTGGAGGCGCCGGCTGGTATCACAAAGGTGGCGATCACCGTGCCCTGCGCCGGACGGGAGATGCTGGTGCCGCTAATGCTTCCTGCCAGCGTGACACTGGTGGGGATGAGATTGGCGGGCGGCTGCGGTGGAGTCGTCGGCAGGGTGATGGTCACAGTCACGGTAGTGCCGCGCGTCACCGTGCCACCAGGTGCATTGGCGGTGCCGCTGCCTGAGGCACTGGTGGTGAAGGTGGTGTCGGCCCCATAGGTGGTGCCCAGGCTGTTCACGCCTTTGACGCGATAATGGTAGGTGGTGCTGTTGCTGAGGCCGCTGATGGCAGCGCTCACGCTCGTGGCAGTGCTGCCAGTCACGGGCGACTGGGAGGCGGTGGCGGTGCTGCCGTAGCTGGTGTCGAGACCGTATTCAAAGGTCACGGTGGTGCTGGAGCTGTTGGGATTGACACTGCCATTCAGTGTTGCGGATGTGCTTCCTACTCCTGAGGCGGCGCTGGTTGTCACACTCGGCGCGGAGGGCGGGGCGGTGTAGTTGAAGCCGGTGCTGTCAAAGCTGGCGAGCGCCGCTGCGCGGGTGATCCGGTAAAAGCGGCGGCCGTTTCCCGCGCCGCCAGTGTCGGTGCTCTGGCCGTTGGCGCTTCCGTTGAGTGTGCCTGAGGCGACGGTGCTCCAGGTGGTGACGTCCGGGCTGCTCTGCACGGTGTAGTTTCCACCTTCGATGCCGCTCCAGCTGATGGTGACATCGCTGCCGCTGATGGCGGGCGAATTCAGCGTGTCCGTTTTATTCGGGCCGCCGCGCCAGTAGGTCGTCACGGTTTCGGTGATGCTCGTGACCGCGCCGCCCGTAGGGCTGCCGTAGTACTGACGCCCGGTGGTGTAGGGGTAGAGGGGCGTGCCGTCGGATTTGATGGTGGTGAAGTAGGCCCAGGTGCCGGAGGGGTATTCCGGAGTCACACAGAAGCGCACATTCTGCTCATTGAGGTCAAAATCGCGCACGGTCGAGCCCGTGGTCTGCACTTGGCCCAGATCGCCACGATAGTCGAAATCCTCGATGTAGTGGCCAAGCGCGTAGGTGGTGTTTACAGCAGGACCGTACTGCGAGCTGGTGAGCGTGGTTTTTCCCTGGATGCGTTGGGCCCAGAGAGGCAGGACCTGGCGCACGGTGATGGCGGTGGTGCCATTGGTCCCATCCCTCAAAGTGAAACCGGAAACCATGCGGCGTACTCCGCTGGCGGCGTTGGTGGGGTCCGAGTAACCGTAGGGACCGTAGATGGGCAGCCCGTCCGCCGCCCAGGAGAGGATGGGCGAGTGTTTGGTCGGCGTGGCGGCACTCTCGGTGTAGGTGTTGGTGGCGGCATTGTAGTCCACATGGTCGCCGAGCTGATAGCGCAGAGCGATAGGGTGCGCGTGGTAGTGGTAGTTGTTGCCAGCCTGATGAGCCAGCGCCGGGTCAAAGGTCACGCCTTCATTGAACCAGCCATCGCGGTTCCAAATGCCGTCGCCTGTCAGGCCGTTGGTCGGGGTGGCATCGGTGGCGCTGGCGTTCACATAGGAGAAAGCATCGCGGGAGTCGAACATGGACACCCCATTGACCATGCGGCCTGTGGCCCCCAGGCCGGTGCTGGTCTTGGTGCCCGGGATCGTGGGAGAACGTGGAATGCGGTAGATCGTGGCTGTATTGGAGGGAAAATTGGGGAAGTTGGTGGTCTTTGCCGAATCAATGTACCATGGCCCCATGATGTGGGAGGCCAGCCCCGTGGTGCGGATGTACACCCAGCTGCTGGAGTAGCTGATCTCACTGACATCGGCGTAGGTCGGGCTGGACTGCGTGCCCGAGCCGCGGCTCCAGGTGGTGGAGGTGGTGCCTGTGGTCTGATCTGCCGTGCTTTGATAGATGCGGGCGTATTGTCCGGAATTGGCGGTGAACCAGGAGGTAAGCTGTGGGTCTGCATGCAGCGGGCTGGCCGAAAGCAGCAGGAGCAGGAGGAGGCGCGTCTTCATGGCGGGGAGGTGGTTGTCGCCAGATTTATGCGGCGGAAGATGAACGAACGAGGAGTGTCGGGATAAATTCGCATTTATCTGCCCTTGCATGCCTCTACGGCTTCATGTCCCGCAGGTTGACCATGAGGAGGTGCTTCACGCGAGGCGGTTCCGCTCCTTTGTGAAAGCTCTGCACCGCCTGCTCGATCCGCTGATCCTCCATGGTGGCACGTTCATGCTGCCGCAGATGCTCGGCCCAGGAGCCGACGAGGAAGGTTTCGCGGAAATGCGTGGGATCTTCCAGATCTGCAAAGAGAGAGCAGCGAAAGGCGCCATCGCGCAGCCTGACCTCGCGCAGATGCAGCATGGCGGCTCGAAAGGCCGGGGCGTCTTTCGGGTCGATATGATACTCGATGGTGATGAGCACCGGGCCGTCGCTGGGGGCGGGCTCGGTGGTCAAGGCACTGTGAGGCAGCATGTGGTTGGAGGGATTGAGGTCCAGCTTTTCCACGTGGCTGATGGGCAGCAGACGTGCGAGCAGCGCGCTGATGAGCAGGCAGCCCGCCGCGATGCCGAGGGTGATGGGCGCATTCAGCTGGCTGGTGAGCTGGCCCCAGGTGAGCGCGCCGATGGCAAAGGCACCCTGCATCACCACCATATAGATGGCGGAGCTGCGCGCGCGCACCCAATTGGGGAAGACGCTTTGGGAGGCGACGCTGAAGGTGTTCATGCCGCTGATCCACGCCGCGCCTGTGACGACCAGCACGAGCCCCATGGCGATCTTTCCAGGCACCAGCGCCAGGATGCCTGTCATCGCGGCAGACACGATGCTGGCAGCAAAAAGCACATGATCGAATGAAAAGCGCTCTCGCAGTCGCGGCAGCCACAGCACGGCCATGAGGATGGCACCGCCGCCGTAGCAGCCCATGAGAATGCCGAAATCTGCGGCAGCCCACTGGCGCGAATGAACGATGACCGGCAGCAGCACCACGGGCGCGACGGCGGCAAACATGTGGATGCCGCCCCGGCAGAGCACTGCCTGCATGGCGCGGGCATGGCGGGCGTAGCGGAGGGCGGCAGCCATGGCACCGAGCATCTGCTCCTGCTGCGCACTGCGCGGCGTGGCGATGTAGCTGCCCGTGCACATCACCGCGATCACCGCGATGAAGGAGAGCGCATTCAGTGCAAACACGGGTGCCGGGCCCACGGCTGCGAGCAGCAGACCGCCAAGGATGGGCCCCAGAGAGCGTGCGATGTTGTAGCCCACCCCGTTGAGCGCGATCGCGCCTGAAAGCTGCTCTCTGCCCACCACCTCCGGAATCAGCGCCTGCCATGCGGGCATGGTGAAGGCGGATGCCACGCCAAGCTGGAATGTGGCCAGCAGCAGCAGGGTCTGCGTCAGCGCGCCATACCATGCCAGCAGCGCCATGCCTGCGGCGGTGAGAAGAGCGCCTGTCTGCGCGAAGAGAATGAGCCTGCGGCGGTCCACCAGATCTGCCATGGCTCCAGCGGGCAGGGCCAGCAGGAAGAGCGGCAGGCTGGACATCGTCTGCATCAAGGAGACGAGGTACGGCGAGCTCGTCATGGTGGTCATCGTCCACACCGCTGCGGTGTCATTCATCGTGGTGCCGATGTTGGACCCCACGCTGCCCAGCCACATGGCACGA is part of the Prosthecobacter vanneervenii genome and harbors:
- a CDS encoding YHYH protein, with the translated sequence MKTRLLLLLLLSASPLHADPQLTSWFTANSGQYARIYQSTADQTTGTTSTTWSRGSGTQSSPTYADVSEISYSSSWVYIRTTGLASHIMGPWYIDSAKTTNFPNFPSNTATIYRIPRSPTIPGTKTSTGLGATGRMVNGVSMFDSRDAFSYVNASATDATPTNGLTGDGIWNRDGWFNEGVTFDPALAHQAGNNYHYHAHPIALRYQLGDHVDYNAATNTYTESAATPTKHSPILSWAADGLPIYGPYGYSDPTNAASGVRRMVSGFTLRDGTNGTTAITVRQVLPLWAQRIQGKTTLTSSQYGPAVNTTYALGHYIEDFDYRGDLGQVQTTGSTVRDFDLNEQNVRFCVTPEYPSGTWAYFTTIKSDGTPLYPYTTGRQYYGSPTGGAVTSITETVTTYWRGGPNKTDTLNSPAISGSDVTISWSGIEGGNYTVQSSPDVTTWSTVASGTLNGSANGQSTDTGGAGNGRRFYRITRAAALASFDSTGFNYTAPPSAPSVTTSAASGVGSTSATLNGSVNPNSSSTTVTFEYGLDTSYGSTATASQSPVTGSTATSVSAAISGLSNSTTYHYRVKGVNSLGTTYGADTTFTTSASGSGTANAPGGTVTRGTTVTVTITLPTTPPQPPANLIPTSVTLAGSISGTSISRPAQGTVIATFVIPAGASTGAQNIVVTFNPNPTYTMTGALTIN
- a CDS encoding MFS transporter — protein: MSAWSPLRNRVFRAMWLGSVGSNIGTTMNDTAAVWTMTTMTSSPYLVSLMQTMSSLPLFLLALPAGAMADLVDRRRLILFAQTGALLTAAGMALLAWYGALTQTLLLLATFQLGVASAFTMPAWQALIPEVVGREQLSGAIALNGVGYNIARSLGPILGGLLLAAVGPAPVFALNALSFIAVIAVMCTGSYIATPRSAQQEQMLGAMAAALRYARHARAMQAVLCRGGIHMFAAVAPVVLLPVIVHSRQWAAADFGILMGCYGGGAILMAVLWLPRLRERFSFDHVLFAASIVSAAMTGILALVPGKIAMGLVLVVTGAAWISGMNTFSVASQSVFPNWVRARSSAIYMVVMQGAFAIGALTWGQLTSQLNAPITLGIAAGCLLISALLARLLPISHVEKLDLNPSNHMLPHSALTTEPAPSDGPVLITIEYHIDPKDAPAFRAAMLHLREVRLRDGAFRCSLFADLEDPTHFRETFLVGSWAEHLRQHERATMEDQRIEQAVQSFHKGAEPPRVKHLLMVNLRDMKP